AATCACAAGTGTTATTTGTGTTAAGCTCGTTTTATTGTTACTAGCATTTACTGCAAAAGTAAGAATCTCATCTGTTATACGTTTGATAaattcccccccaaaaaataagcTTGTTTTATAATGACTGTTCCCTGATCTGTTTtgatacagtacaaacacaggGCTTAATGCTAACAGCTGTTACACATGATGCTCGACAATGAATCTTACAGCATGACTTTCGAGACGTGGATGTCCACGGGAACTCTTCTGTCTTTGAACGCCGTCGTGATGAAACAGCCGAAGGTTAGGGCCGCCATGACGCTCAGGGAGAAGGCGAACAAGGAGTTAGCTCTCGACAGAACCGTATTCATCTTTAAATAACAGCTACAACTACAGGAATGAAACAAATACTTGTAATTCAGTCGCGCAGGCTGTGCGCGgcggctagctagctagctaacgttactgtgTACAAACAGGAAGGGTCAAGTTTCATCCAGTTATCATCCATTTCCTGTTCTTacgtttcaaaataaaacccatttCACGTGGATTTTGGATGTAACATAATTCTCAAGCGCACATTTTGGACAAGCAActccaaatgaaaatgaaaaacgcATTTAACTCATTGCACTGGTAGTCCTCGTTCTTAGAGATGTCTCGACTCTCCTCCAGTAAAAGCTAAATTAATTTACTTCCGTTTTACATCGTCGTTAGCTTGACGCAACAGCAAACGAGGAAGATATTTAAACGCTAGCGATGAGTAAGCGGAAGgtgtattatttttttctccaataaCTTTATTCACAACAACTTTAAGGACAACATGGGGTATGTGGTCTGCATGTATAATGTTGCTATTCATTGAATACctttatttagaaaaacaaagtttggCTATTACAATATCACGTTGgtcatttctgattctgattgtaaCAAAGTACAGACAGGAGCTTACaacaatggaaataaataataaaatgtatgttgttgttaatgtccaatgtttgtttggtttttatacatttcagtGCTTTCTTGAAATTTGATAACTCATTCATGAAGACTAAGATCAGTGGCCTGGCATTAATAAATCTACATCTGTGGATaaattgtttttccaaaataatCAGGCTATTGTAcatcatttcccttttttttgatCCTCCATTATAACTCCAAatgtattatcattatattcTGATTTGGGCGATTGAAAGTCCTTTTCAGATATCCAATTTTGAAACACTTCCCAAGAAGGGCTTGTATAATTACAAATTTCAATATCCGAAtcacaaaatgtacaattgtttttttttttaatcaatgttGAATCTAATATTATAGGCCTATAGTTACCAGCATTAGCTGGATCCGCATCTCGATCAACAAGGGAAGTCTCAGAGCACTTTTCCTCCCACTTGTATTTTTTCCTTCGTTCCAGGTTTTGTTAAACTCTTTCTCACCATTTTAAAAGCTTGATTTGGTTCTTTTATGGCCTTGCTACGCTCATCATTCCACCAAGGTACAACTTTCCTTTGAACTCTTATTTTACCTATgggaacacacactgatgctgcaTTTATTATCACATTTGTAAATTGTATCTGTGCATTCATCTATGTGACCTTCCATATTTATACTCCTTCCTAATCCTGCACAGTATTCCTTAAATTCATCCCATCTACCTTTAGGAAAGCACCATCTACTGTGAGACAGACTTCTGTAAATGCCTTTGTATTTAAAGAGCATAAAATTGGGAAGCGATCACTACCAATTGTGGAGATGTTTGAGTCCTCCATTCACTAGATCTTGCTAAATGGGCACCCACTAGTGTGAGCTCAGGTCAGCTCGTGCACGAGTCGTGTACACTATTTTTGATTTGTGATGCCTCCGTTTTTGTATTCATAGTGCTATGTCCCCTGTTGCAATGTTTGTATCCTTTTATAAAGCCCTTAACCTAGGTTTGGAAAGGTGCTATCTAAATAAAACTTTCCTTACTTACTTTGTTATCTGTATAACTGCTTCCCCACAAATTGCTTGCACTCGCTCGCTTTTGCACTACACAGTCTTGAAAAGCTGCACTATGTTCTCCTCCACAGTTGCAGCGATAACTCCGTGTTCCCGCTACAGTTCAAAGACACACTGTTTGACATATTATTTGCATTTGATTCCCAGTAGCAGCTTATTTTCCTTGCTGTTGATGTCGCCCCTCACCTGCAGGATAATGATAGCAGtagttagtagtagtagaagcTGAACTACAGGCAGACACACATCTAGTTGAGTTAAATGGAGCATGtgaattttaattgaaaatggTTCTGATGACACTTCCACCTGAGCGCTCCACTACAAACACCTAGCAACCATCGTAGAAGGCTGTGGACCGGGCGGCTCACAGTAAAAGTAAGTGTAGCTTTTCTCCATCCGTTGCTTTCTCTTCCAGATTATCTAATTGTACAATCATCTCTGTTtatgtactctctctctctctccccccccgaCTTTACTTTATAGTAAACTGCCACGCCCTGTATTCCTTGTCTTCCAGTGAGCGAGTGGTTTAATGGGACTGTGGCCATGGAGCGTCCGTGGCCGGAGGCGGAGAAATGGATGCTGGTGGCTGTGTTGGGACTGGAGATGGTCATGGGGGTTGTGGGGAACTGTCTTGTTCTGCTGGTCAAAGTCATGGTAAGGTGGCGAGGTTGCTCCTTACGTTGGTGTGAAATGTTATTCGCGTTAGTTGCGTCTGTTAGTACGGACGATCGCAGTGGGCCGCGGTTGAAGCTAATtgaatgtttgggttttgggtGATGCCTCATTTCACGTGATAACTTCTCTTCTTCTGCCCCTTCATTTTCAGTGCAGGGGTCAGTTCTGCTGCCGTTATTGGCTTCCTTTCGTCAGTCTCACGTTGTCAGATTTAGGTACTTTTTGACCCCGATATCAACGCTAGTGCATTACAGAATTATGTGTTGTAATCTACTTTCTCGGTTGTAGCCCACGTGTAATCTCAGCGGGcgcaagtcttttttttttctgataaagAACCCAACTGTGTTGTGAAGGCTGCTCCCTCCTCATCATCTCCGGTTCCCTGTTGGCCATGCTGAcgggaggtcagaggtcgccATGGTGTGAGGTCGTCAGCCTGCTGAAGTTTGCCTTCATCACCTCCTCTATAGGGAGCATAGGTACACACTCATAGAGACCACTTCTTCACGTTCTCCACAGTAACAGTCCTGCATTGAGGTTTGCATTCAGTTTAGGGATAGCCTAAGTTTATGTTTAACTCTGTTTCATGACTTATTTTTAATCTCTCATTAACAAAGCTCGGACCTGATACTGAATCTGTGATGTACAATCACATCTGTGTAGATTGGAGTCACGCTGCGCTGCAGTTAGTGAACGTCTCGTGCTGTTACAAATTCATTGAGATTTCAAATCCACAATATGTTGCATCTTTGCAGCTGACTGATACAAGTGGATTCGAAATTCCTTTTCCCATGGAACTCCAGTGGGTTGAGACTGTCTGGACCTACTGAAGTTAACATATGGTTTAATTAGaagatacactatattgccaaaagtattggctcacctgccttgacccgcatatgaacttaagtgacatcccattcttaatctatagggtttaatatgacgtcggtctaccctttgcagctataaaaGCTTCagctcttctgggaaggctttccacaaggtttaggagtgtgtttatggggatttttgaccattcttccagaagcgcatttgtgaggtcacacactgatgttggacgagaaggcctggctctcagtctccgctctaattcatcccaaaggtgttctatcgggttgaggtcaggactctgtgcaggccagctaagttcatccacaccaaactctctcatccatgtctttatggaccttgctttgtgcactggtgcacagccaTGTttgaacaggaaggggccatccccaaactgttcccacaaagttgggagcatggaattgtccaaaatctcttggtatgctgaagcattcagagttcctttcactggaactaaggggccaagcccagctcctgaaaaacaaccccacaccataatcccccctccaccaaactttacacttggcacaatgcagtcagacaactaccgttctcctggcaaccgccaaacccagactcgtccatcagatcgccagatggtgaagagCGATTcatcactccagagaacgcgtctccactgctctagagtccagtggcggcgtgctttacaccactgcatccgacgctttgcattgcacttggtgatgtacggcttggatgcagctgctcggccatggaaacccattccatgaagctctctacgcactgttcttgagctaatctgaaggccacatgaagtttggaggtctgtagcgattgactctgcagaaagttgacgacctctgcgcactatgcgcctcagcatccgctgaccccgctctgtcattttatgtggcctaccacttcgtggctgagttgctgtcgttcccaatcgcttccactttgttataataccactgacagttgactgtggaatatttaggagcgaggaaatttgacgactggacttgttgcacaggtggcatcctatcacagtaccacgctggaattcactgagctcctaAGAGCGACCCagtctttcacaaatgtttgtagaaacagtctgcatgccttggtgcatgattttatacacctgtggccatggaagtgattggaacacctgatttcaattatttggatgggtgagtgaatacttttggcaatatagtgtatataggaaatataaaatataaacaataagaaaacacagtACTCTTGTTGAACCGAACTAAAACTGAAAGCAGTATCAGTCTGTCTTGATACGTTTGCTCTGAACAGAGCTAGTCATGATGACCTTCCTTGCGTCAGTACTACAGTAGTAGCCATGGTAACAGCGCTGCATTAATACCATTATGGTGGGTGACAGTCCCATAATTCCTTTGATGCAGTCAGCTGAAGGGTTTCGTTTTTCCTTTACAGCTGTCCTATGTGTGCAGCGGCTGATTGGCAAGGCCTCCAGAGGAAGTGCtctctttgttgtcatggtgacagcGTGCTTGGCGTCTTGGGTGACAGGGGTGGTGTTTGGGAGTGTCCCTGTTTTCTACGCCTGGATCAAGTATGTCATTTTCTTAATGCTTTCAGGTAGTGTTCCATGGTCTACATGTCGTGTCTTCTTTCCTGGCAGTGGCAAGATGGCACCTGTGTCGGGCTTTGCCGCTGCCCAACTGTCCCGTTTTGTCCTACCTGTCCTGTGCGTCGCTCTGTTGGttgtcctgtttgtctctctgatGGACTTGGTGCTTGGGTGtatgaagccaaactctctcatccatggTAGTCCCTTCTGTGAAGTTTCAGGACTGCGTCTTGCACGGTCGTGATGCTATCGCGTTGACAAAGTCTGTCAATGAAATGAACAACCTTGCACGGTCAGCAAAAACCAAGGAGCCGATTGACGATTTTAGGAAAAAAGGgggcaaagacacacacaccactgtctacatcagtggagctgaggtggagcaggtgaacaGTTTCAGGTTCCTGGGAATCAGCATCGCAAAGAACCTGTCATGGTCATCACACATCTCCACCCTGGTTAAGGAAGATCAGAAACGGCTGTATTTCTGAAGGAAACTTAAGAAGTTATTTTTTACAGAAGGAGCAACAGAAAGcatcctgactggaaacattacaaactggcaTGGGATGTGCACGGCCCAGGACATGAGGGCTCTGTAGCGGGTGACTGAAACCACCCAGAATATCATTGGTACCCATCGACTGAGCATCAGTGataacagagacaaaaagacaatttaGTTTGACGATAcgttcctgttttttttccagctgagaAACACTGCGGAACTCAGGTCCATTGCGCCTCAAGCGAAGATGGAAATGATAATTCACGCTTTTGTCCCATCCCGTCTCGACTATTGTAACTCCCTCTTCACCCACCTTAGAGAAACATCCCTGGGTCATTCACAAGCGCCCCATCGAGTTCAGAATCCAATTCAAGGCTGTTGTGATCAGGTCTCTCAGGTCCTCTGATTAGGGTTTTCTGGTTGTACCTCAATCTAGGCTTAAAACTAACTGACTGTGCTTTTGAGGTTGTGGCTCCTACACTTTCTTTGGAACTCTCTCCCTTTGAAAATCTGTTGAACACCTGTTTAGATTTGgtctcattttaatttatttctatcTGATGGTTGGTGTTTTAGTCTTCCTAGATCTGTGTTTATGTCAGTTATGTCAGTTGCATTATTTCTCTTGTGACGCACTTTGTGACACTCTACTATTGAAAGGTGCTATTCAAATAAAGCTGCTtacttggttactttccactCCAGGTATGATCCCGCGGAGATGCTGTGCGCTGTCTTCTGGGAAAGCAGCTACTCAGACATGCTGGTCTACATTCTCTGCGCTTTCTCGGTCTGTATCTTCCTCCcattcctcctcatcttcttctgctctctccTGAGTGCCACCGGCTGCCGCTCGAGCTGCAACAGGTAAACCACCTTAGAAAAGATCATTTCAAGAAACTGGTCCCATGATGCTGTTTATGCCAGGGGAACCTACGCAGTGCGTTTATCAGTAAAGGGCAGTAAACGCATCACCGTTTAAATGGACGTCAGCTTGTACAACAGTACAATACGTTCACTGAATGCactgaagtgcatttgaacAGTGATGTGTTCACTGATACACATACTGAAGGTATGGATAGGGAAGTCTGGGTTTGAGACTCAGCTCAGGTCCTTGGGGTTTGGGGGGGTGGGTTAACCAAAAGACCTCTTCTCCCTGGCACCATGACTCAGCCACCTAACACAAACCTTCTCACTCCTTAACTGAGCACTCATAACTTAGTTCTAATGCAGAAATCCCTACAGTATAGCTGAAATAGCTAGAGTGTCCACGTTAACAAAAGGAATGTCTCTGTGCAAACAAAGCCAGTGTTactgcctcctctctcca
The sequence above is a segment of the Enoplosus armatus isolate fEnoArm2 chromosome 2, fEnoArm2.hap1, whole genome shotgun sequence genome. Coding sequences within it:
- the LOC139290035 gene encoding pinopsin, which encodes MMSEWFNGTVAMERPWPEAEKWMLVAVLGLEMVMGVVGNCLVLLVKVMCRGQFCCRYWLPFVSLTLSDLAHVTQLCCEGCSLLIISGSLLAMLTGGQRSPWCEVVSLLKFAFITSSIGSIAVLCVQRLIGKASRGSALFVVMVTACLASWVTGVVFGSVPVFYAWIKYDPAEMLCAVFWESSYSDMLVYILCAFSVCIFLPFLLIFFCSLLSATGCRSSCNSNDEADLSAVTPLLVASYMLCYTPFVVSELILLGRMDLSPAPDWLRTLSSVMSYLDCGLNPLIYCSHPDFREAGLALLWTNRKPSSEPVLTAITKHDL